A window of the Cystobacter fuscus genome harbors these coding sequences:
- a CDS encoding helix-turn-helix transcriptional regulator, translating into MAQRLRGTLRTARQSAALTQEQMARRIGLATSTYGRLERGTLAPGPATLRQLCEVLCLTLESLVGSRCADAVHRAERPSRRRRPSRPAVSRVRAPSRAAYAPDPPLASPLHPLGATDPWSVLGVPRPLAPEVLALLLVRRGTPLAFVVDMG; encoded by the coding sequence TTGGCCCAGAGGCTTCGGGGAACGCTGCGCACCGCCCGCCAGAGCGCGGCGCTCACCCAGGAGCAGATGGCACGGCGGATCGGTCTGGCCACCTCCACCTACGGACGCCTGGAGCGGGGGACGCTGGCCCCGGGACCCGCCACCCTGCGTCAGCTGTGCGAGGTCCTGTGTCTGACCCTGGAGTCCCTCGTCGGCTCGCGGTGCGCCGACGCCGTCCACCGCGCCGAGCGTCCCTCCCGGCGCCGGCGTCCCTCGCGCCCGGCCGTCTCGCGCGTGCGCGCCCCCTCCCGCGCGGCGTACGCCCCGGACCCACCTCTCGCGTCTCCGCTCCATCCGCTCGGTGCCACCGACCCGTGGAGCGTGCTCGGGGTTCCCCGGCCCCTGGCCCCCGAGGTGCTCGCGTTGCTGCTCGTGCGGCGTGGCACGCCCCTGGCCTTCGTGGTGGACATGGGATGA
- a CDS encoding two-component system sensor histidine kinase NtrB, with translation MNRNAAVSVLLLCIALASVVVGVVHLIRRDRAALVEQFAAERTAQVDAAAREVSDALDDAADDLRFAGELLSRPGSVTEHRRELLALLEVVGQFKAIVVLDAQGQSRFTVVDRRAGPAVTRGAVSTALTEKAREALTRAPGDILTSLPVAAAPGDWYRIFATAYAPGEDGPGGALAVLVDTEAFFAPLKLVTTQPEVRLLLIGTHGLPIRASAPTLLEWVNRVDLASDAVPGFAALLRRLRAGERGTVRLPEGEAALLGLGAADAIAAYTPVRMRGGPFWGVALFASTEELRAHERGVILRVALGASLVAFFLVVFGAYVIIASRRALALQESRRHADQLAHLHEKTQKILDNIPTGVLALSADGHITAVNQALRERLPPTAVGASLPESFPDAPAAVVDRLVSLVEEACTTERVLSLHGEPLPLFGAEGQYRIHAVPLERHDAEVRVLLVVEDLSDVHALESQLLRAEKLATVGILAAGIAHEIGTPLGVVRGRAEYVVGKLGAQHPQAPGIQVIIEQIDRVSRTIRQLLDFSRVQPVAVRGVALGGLLHGAQELLHGEVERRRVRLEVEVPEGLPPLLAEPDQLQQVVLNLVLNACDACEPGGTVRLAAQVEAPGTPGAWSGVRLTVRDDGCGIPPESLNRVFDPFFTTKKRGQGTGLGLTMVAQIVRNHGGRIELESEPGQGTCVTLWWPVTPPPSEERHAV, from the coding sequence ATGAACCGCAACGCCGCCGTCTCCGTGCTCCTCCTGTGCATCGCGCTCGCGAGCGTGGTGGTGGGCGTGGTGCACCTCATCCGGAGGGATCGGGCGGCGCTCGTGGAGCAGTTCGCCGCCGAGCGCACCGCCCAGGTGGATGCCGCGGCGCGCGAGGTGTCCGACGCGCTCGACGACGCGGCGGATGACCTGCGCTTCGCGGGCGAGCTGCTCTCGCGCCCCGGCTCCGTCACCGAGCACCGGCGCGAGCTGCTCGCGCTCCTGGAGGTGGTGGGGCAGTTCAAGGCCATCGTCGTGCTGGACGCGCAGGGACAGTCGCGCTTCACCGTCGTGGACCGGCGCGCGGGGCCGGCCGTCACGCGGGGCGCGGTGAGCACCGCCCTCACGGAGAAGGCCCGCGAGGCGCTCACGCGCGCGCCCGGGGACATCCTCACCTCGCTGCCCGTGGCCGCCGCGCCCGGGGACTGGTACCGCATCTTCGCCACGGCGTACGCGCCCGGCGAGGACGGGCCCGGGGGCGCCCTGGCGGTGCTGGTGGACACCGAGGCCTTCTTCGCCCCGCTCAAGCTCGTCACCACCCAGCCCGAGGTGCGGCTGTTGCTCATCGGCACGCATGGCCTGCCCATCCGCGCGAGCGCGCCCACGCTGCTGGAGTGGGTGAACCGGGTGGACCTCGCGTCGGACGCGGTGCCGGGCTTCGCCGCCCTGTTGCGGCGCCTGCGCGCGGGCGAGCGCGGCACGGTGCGGCTGCCCGAGGGCGAGGCGGCGCTGCTGGGCCTGGGCGCGGCGGACGCCATCGCCGCCTATACCCCCGTGCGCATGCGCGGCGGTCCCTTCTGGGGCGTGGCCCTGTTCGCCTCCACCGAGGAGCTGCGCGCCCACGAGCGCGGCGTCATCCTGCGCGTGGCGCTCGGCGCCTCGCTGGTGGCCTTCTTCCTCGTCGTCTTCGGCGCCTACGTCATCATCGCCTCGCGCCGTGCCCTCGCGCTCCAGGAGAGCCGCCGCCACGCGGATCAGCTCGCCCACCTGCACGAGAAGACGCAGAAGATCCTCGACAACATCCCCACGGGCGTCCTGGCGCTGTCGGCCGACGGGCACATCACCGCGGTGAACCAGGCCCTGCGCGAGCGCCTGCCCCCCACCGCCGTGGGCGCCAGCCTGCCCGAGTCCTTCCCGGACGCGCCCGCCGCGGTGGTGGACCGGCTCGTGTCGCTCGTCGAGGAGGCGTGCACCACCGAGCGCGTGCTCAGCCTGCATGGCGAGCCCCTGCCGCTCTTTGGCGCCGAGGGCCAGTACCGCATCCACGCCGTGCCCCTGGAGCGGCACGACGCCGAGGTGCGGGTGCTGCTCGTGGTGGAGGACCTGAGCGACGTGCACGCGCTCGAGTCGCAGCTGTTGCGCGCGGAGAAGCTGGCCACGGTGGGCATCCTCGCCGCGGGCATCGCGCACGAGATTGGCACCCCGTTGGGCGTGGTGCGCGGCCGGGCCGAGTACGTGGTGGGCAAGCTCGGTGCCCAGCATCCCCAGGCCCCGGGCATCCAGGTCATCATCGAGCAGATAGACAGGGTGAGCCGAACCATCCGCCAGTTGCTGGACTTCTCGCGGGTGCAGCCGGTGGCGGTGCGGGGCGTGGCGCTCGGGGGGCTGCTGCACGGCGCGCAGGAGCTGCTGCACGGCGAGGTGGAGCGGCGTCGCGTGCGGCTGGAGGTGGAGGTGCCCGAGGGGCTGCCGCCGCTGCTCGCCGAGCCGGACCAGTTGCAGCAGGTGGTGCTCAACCTGGTGCTCAACGCGTGTGATGCGTGCGAGCCGGGGGGCACGGTGCGGCTGGCGGCCCAGGTGGAGGCGCCGGGGACGCCGGGGGCGTGGAGTGGGGTGCGCCTGACGGTGCGGGATGATGGGTGCGGCATTCCCCCGGAGAGCCTCAACCGCGTCTTCGATCCCTTCTTCACCACGAAGAAGCGGGGCCAGGGCACGGGGCTGGGCCTGACGATGGTGGCGCAGATCGTCCGCAACCACGGGGGCCGCATCGAGTTGGAGAGCGAACCAGGGCAGGGCACGTGCGTGACGTTGTGGTGGCCCGTCACGCCCCCGCCGAGCGAGGAGCGGCATGCCGTCTGA